A DNA window from Aestuariispira ectoiniformans contains the following coding sequences:
- a CDS encoding ABC transporter ATP-binding protein, translating into MARIDLKELAHSYLPDPQSEDDYALRRMNHVWEDGSAYALLGPSGCGKTTLLNIISGLRTPSEGQVLFDDKDVTRLPPEARNIAQVFQFPVIYDTMTVYDNLAFPLRNRGVAEAQVDARVREIAGMLDLDDALKHKAKGLGAEAKQTISLGRGLVRDDVAAILFDEPLTVIDPHLKWHLRRKLKEIHKKTDVTMVYVTHDQVEALTFADKVVVMYDGQVVQLGTPQELFENPQHTFVGYFIGSPGMNLMACGLEGDCAVVDGIAIPLDPAVRAKAEKAGGTLEIGIRPEFLTLDTAADAQGIPVSITRVEDLGQYQIATVTFGNQKLRVKLSEDQHVSGTEGKLSFPTEWTKLYSDSRLVA; encoded by the coding sequence ATGGCACGTATTGATTTGAAAGAGCTTGCGCATTCCTATCTGCCGGACCCGCAGTCCGAAGACGATTATGCGCTGCGCCGTATGAACCATGTCTGGGAAGATGGCAGTGCCTATGCGCTGTTGGGCCCGTCCGGTTGCGGCAAGACAACCCTGTTGAACATCATCTCGGGTCTGCGGACACCGTCCGAAGGGCAGGTTCTGTTTGACGACAAGGACGTCACGCGTCTGCCGCCGGAAGCACGAAATATTGCGCAGGTTTTCCAGTTCCCGGTCATCTACGACACCATGACGGTCTACGATAACCTGGCTTTCCCGCTGCGCAATCGCGGCGTGGCCGAGGCGCAGGTCGATGCGCGTGTGCGTGAGATCGCAGGGATGCTGGACCTGGATGACGCGTTGAAGCACAAGGCAAAGGGCCTTGGTGCAGAGGCAAAACAGACGATTTCGCTGGGCCGGGGCCTGGTGCGCGACGATGTGGCGGCGATCCTTTTCGACGAACCGCTCACAGTGATCGACCCGCATCTGAAATGGCACCTGCGTCGCAAGTTGAAGGAAATCCACAAAAAGACCGATGTGACCATGGTCTATGTGACCCACGACCAGGTGGAGGCACTGACCTTCGCCGACAAGGTTGTCGTCATGTATGACGGTCAGGTGGTGCAGTTGGGAACGCCTCAGGAGTTGTTTGAAAATCCGCAGCATACCTTTGTCGGCTATTTCATCGGCAGCCCGGGTATGAACCTGATGGCCTGCGGGCTTGAGGGGGATTGCGCGGTTGTTGATGGCATTGCCATTCCGCTTGATCCTGCTGTCCGTGCGAAGGCGGAAAAAGCCGGTGGCACCCTGGAAATCGGCATCCGGCCGGAATTTCTGACGCTGGATACTGCTGCAGATGCGCAGGGGATTCCTGTATCCATCACCCGGGTCGAAGACCTGGGGCAATACCAGATCGCGACCGTGACTTTCGGTAATCAGAAGCTGCGTGTGAAGCTCTCCGAAGATCAGCATGTAAGCGGCACCGAGGGCAAGCTGTCCTTCCCGACGGAATGGACGAAGCTTTACTCAGACAGCCGGTTGGTTGCGTAA
- the glpD gene encoding glycerol-3-phosphate dehydrogenase: MAQEQPYDLAIIGGGINGAGIARDAAGRGLSVFLCEKNDLASATSSSSTKLIHGGLRYLEHYEFRLVREALKEREVLLRAAPHIIWPLRFVLPHVKGLRPAWLIRLGLFLYDNLGGREILPGSEGIRFANHPSGKPLTKDLKKGFVYSDCWVQDSRLTVLNAMDASRMGAEIHTREECIEARREGDLWLVRTRRQDNGEVSEIKARSLVNASGPWCAEIIEQTLSLHSKRQIRLVKGSHIVVPRLFEHNYCYIFQNPDGRIVFAIPYENDFTLVGTTDVDYQGNPSDTKISGEEVDYLCKLINQYFEKKITADDVVWNYSGVRPLYGEDSENASAVTRDYTLDLEGEGGEAPLLNIFGGKITTYRKLAEHAMQKLSGALHIPDKPWTAGAKLPGGDIGGVDFDGYVEQVKAKYPWLPSALAYRYARNYGTLLEKIVGGATNLEGLGECLGDDLFEAEVSYLISCEWARTAEDILWRRSKLGLHLSKSTINRLNAYMSAQNADVSKAVSKEKKVSS; the protein is encoded by the coding sequence GTGGCGCAAGAACAGCCCTACGACCTCGCAATTATCGGCGGCGGTATTAATGGTGCGGGAATAGCGCGAGACGCAGCCGGGCGCGGCTTGTCCGTTTTCCTTTGCGAAAAGAATGATCTGGCGAGTGCGACGTCTTCGTCCAGCACGAAGTTGATTCATGGCGGGCTGCGCTATCTGGAACATTATGAGTTCCGTTTGGTGCGTGAGGCACTGAAGGAACGTGAGGTTCTCTTGCGGGCGGCTCCGCATATTATCTGGCCGCTGCGCTTTGTGCTGCCGCATGTGAAGGGCTTGCGCCCCGCATGGCTTATCCGTCTTGGTCTGTTTCTTTATGACAATCTGGGCGGTCGGGAGATTCTTCCTGGTTCGGAGGGGATTCGTTTTGCCAATCATCCTTCCGGTAAGCCTCTGACCAAGGACCTGAAAAAGGGCTTTGTCTATTCCGACTGCTGGGTTCAGGATTCACGTTTGACGGTGTTGAACGCCATGGATGCCAGCCGGATGGGGGCTGAAATCCATACGCGTGAGGAATGCATCGAGGCACGTCGCGAGGGCGACCTCTGGCTTGTTCGCACGCGTCGCCAGGACAACGGCGAGGTCTCCGAAATCAAGGCACGAAGCCTTGTTAACGCGTCGGGCCCATGGTGTGCAGAGATTATTGAACAGACGCTGTCCTTGCACTCAAAGCGGCAGATACGTCTGGTAAAGGGCAGCCATATCGTCGTTCCCAGGCTGTTTGAGCACAACTACTGCTACATTTTCCAAAATCCCGATGGCCGAATTGTTTTCGCCATTCCCTATGAAAACGACTTCACGCTGGTCGGCACGACTGACGTTGATTATCAGGGGAACCCGTCTGACACGAAGATATCGGGTGAGGAAGTCGATTATCTTTGTAAGTTGATCAATCAATATTTCGAAAAGAAAATCACTGCCGACGACGTCGTCTGGAATTACTCCGGCGTCCGTCCGCTTTATGGCGAGGATTCGGAAAACGCGTCTGCCGTGACCCGCGATTATACGCTGGACCTGGAAGGGGAAGGCGGGGAAGCGCCGCTGCTGAATATTTTCGGCGGCAAGATCACGACATACAGGAAACTGGCAGAGCATGCGATGCAAAAGCTGTCGGGCGCGCTGCATATTCCAGATAAACCCTGGACCGCAGGTGCCAAACTGCCGGGGGGTGATATCGGCGGTGTTGATTTCGACGGTTATGTCGAACAGGTAAAAGCAAAATACCCCTGGTTGCCGTCGGCGCTTGCCTATCGATATGCGAGAAATTACGGTACCCTGCTGGAAAAGATTGTGGGGGGAGCCACCAATTTGGAGGGCTTGGGGGAATGTCTCGGAGACGATCTCTTTGAGGCGGAAGTCAGCTATCTCATAAGCTGTGAATGGGCTCGCACTGCAGAGGATATTCTGTGGCGCCGTTCAAAACTTGGGCTGCATTTGTCTAAATCAACAATAAATAGATTGAACGCCTACATGTCGGCACAGAATGCCGATGTTTCGAAGGCTGTTTCAAAAGAAAAGAAGGTAAGTTCGTAA
- the glpK gene encoding glycerol kinase GlpK — MTGEPMLLAIDQGTTSSRAILFSKDGRAHATVQQEFKQHFPNDGWVEHDAEDIWDSVLSVCRDALAQISPENVVSIGITNQRETTVAWDRTTGAPVYNAIVWQDRRTSAYCADLKKQGVEADVTARTGLLLDPYFSATKLRWILENVEGAREKAERGDLAFGTIDSFLLWRLTGGKVHATDATNASRTNLYNIHTGDWDDTLLRLFNIPRTVLPEVKDSAADYGVTDAEIFGHPIPIGGIAGDQQAAAFGQCCFEPGMIKSTYGTGCFVLLNTGKQAVTSRNKLLTTVGYQLNGETTYASEGSIFVAGAAVQWLRDGLGLINTAAETQRLASETPDNHGVYLVPAFTGLGAPHWDPDARGAIFGLTRDTGAGEFARAALESVCYQTHDLLEAMARDGVHPTHLRVDGGMVANDWLCQFLADIVNIDVDRPSVLETTALGAAYLAGLQHGLYQDLDEIAEHWNLQAHFKAKMAATDRDRNLAGWQHAVSKVVSQQV, encoded by the coding sequence ATGACTGGGGAACCGATGCTGCTTGCCATCGACCAGGGAACGACCAGCAGCCGCGCCATCCTCTTCAGTAAGGACGGACGCGCACATGCAACGGTGCAGCAGGAGTTCAAACAACATTTCCCCAATGACGGCTGGGTAGAACATGACGCCGAGGATATCTGGGATTCGGTATTGTCCGTATGCCGGGACGCCCTGGCGCAGATATCCCCGGAAAATGTTGTCAGCATCGGCATCACCAACCAGCGTGAGACCACTGTCGCCTGGGACCGCACGACCGGCGCACCGGTCTATAACGCCATTGTCTGGCAGGACCGCCGGACATCCGCCTATTGCGCAGACCTGAAAAAACAAGGGGTAGAAGCGGACGTCACGGCCAGAACGGGCCTCCTGCTCGACCCCTATTTCTCCGCCACGAAGCTGCGTTGGATACTGGAGAATGTCGAAGGTGCCCGAGAAAAGGCAGAACGTGGCGACCTGGCCTTTGGCACGATTGACAGCTTCCTTCTCTGGCGGCTGACCGGCGGCAAAGTGCACGCCACCGATGCAACCAACGCCTCGCGGACCAATCTCTACAATATTCATACCGGCGACTGGGATGACACGCTGCTGCGTCTGTTCAATATCCCCCGCACGGTCCTGCCCGAGGTAAAAGACAGCGCCGCCGATTACGGCGTTACAGATGCAGAGATTTTTGGCCACCCGATCCCCATCGGTGGCATTGCAGGCGACCAGCAGGCAGCCGCCTTCGGCCAATGCTGTTTTGAACCGGGCATGATCAAAAGCACTTATGGAACAGGCTGTTTTGTCCTGTTGAACACCGGTAAACAGGCTGTCACGTCACGGAACAAACTGCTGACGACCGTTGGTTATCAGTTGAATGGCGAGACCACCTATGCCTCCGAAGGGTCCATCTTTGTGGCGGGCGCTGCCGTTCAGTGGCTTCGCGACGGTCTGGGCCTGATCAATACGGCTGCCGAAACGCAACGGCTGGCAAGCGAAACACCGGACAACCACGGGGTCTATCTCGTGCCCGCCTTCACCGGTCTGGGCGCACCGCACTGGGACCCGGATGCCCGTGGCGCCATTTTCGGCCTGACTCGTGACACCGGCGCCGGTGAATTCGCCCGCGCCGCCCTGGAATCGGTCTGTTACCAGACACATGACCTGCTGGAAGCCATGGCTCGTGACGGCGTCCATCCCACGCATCTTCGTGTGGACGGCGGCATGGTGGCGAACGACTGGCTGTGCCAATTCCTGGCGGATATCGTGAATATCGACGTCGATCGTCCGTCCGTGTTGGAAACAACGGCCCTGGGGGCCGCCTATCTCGCCGGCCTGCAGCACGGCCTTTATCAGGACCTCGACGAAATCGCCGAACACTGGAACCTCCAGGCGCACTTCAAGGCGAAAATGGCCGCTACGGATCGCGACCGTAATCTCGCGGGCTGGCAACACGCCGTCAGCAAGGTGGTCAGCCAACAGGTCTGA
- a CDS encoding carbohydrate ABC transporter permease: protein MDKIFNNKAWFLVLPVFAIVAISAIIPLMTVVNYSVQDILDPQTRFFVGAEWFREILADERLRDALVRQIIYSTCVLLIEIPLGVGVALCLPRSGWGVSVCMVVLALPLLIPWNVVGTIWQIFGRADIGLGGYLINGLGVDYNYAQNEWDAWVTVLVMDVWHWTSLVVLLCYAGLRSIPDAYYQAARIDGASRWSVFRYIQLPKLQGVLVIGVLLRFMDSFMIYTEPFVLTGGGPGNATTFLSQFLTRLAVGQFDLGPAAAFSIIYFLIILLVSWVFFTVVMNIGKGEKN from the coding sequence ATGGATAAGATTTTTAATAACAAAGCCTGGTTTCTGGTCCTGCCGGTTTTCGCCATTGTGGCAATCAGCGCGATCATTCCGCTGATGACGGTGGTGAACTATTCCGTGCAGGATATCCTGGACCCGCAAACGCGCTTTTTTGTCGGTGCGGAATGGTTCCGTGAAATCCTGGCGGACGAACGCCTGCGTGATGCGTTGGTCCGGCAGATCATCTACTCCACCTGCGTGCTGTTGATTGAAATTCCGCTGGGTGTCGGCGTTGCGCTTTGCCTGCCCCGCAGCGGCTGGGGCGTGTCGGTCTGCATGGTTGTTCTGGCGCTGCCATTGCTTATTCCCTGGAACGTGGTTGGCACCATCTGGCAGATTTTCGGTCGTGCTGATATCGGCCTTGGCGGTTACCTGATCAACGGCCTGGGTGTGGACTACAACTACGCACAAAACGAGTGGGACGCCTGGGTGACGGTGCTGGTCATGGATGTCTGGCATTGGACGTCGCTGGTTGTGCTGCTGTGCTATGCCGGTTTGCGGTCCATTCCGGATGCATACTATCAGGCGGCCCGGATTGACGGGGCTTCCCGCTGGTCTGTCTTCCGCTATATCCAGTTGCCCAAGCTGCAGGGTGTCCTGGTCATCGGCGTGCTGCTGCGCTTCATGGACAGCTTCATGATCTATACCGAACCGTTCGTTCTGACCGGTGGTGGTCCCGGCAACGCGACAACCTTCCTCAGCCAGTTCCTGACGCGGTTGGCGGTTGGTCAGTTCGACCTGGGGCCGGCGGCTGCCTTCTCGATCATCTATTTCCTGATCATTCTGCTTGTAAGCTGGGTGTTCTTCACCGTGGTGATGAATATCGGTAAAGGGGAGAAAAACTAA
- a CDS encoding MFS transporter — protein sequence MEQTAGGATFRFLDKRPFFLLFLLFIGSLTTSSFVPLTGLFIVEGLGELPWKMSIYACIQVVTTLLVNRFYGQWIDTGKPLKVLPITSCLAFITAMLLISQIHSFLLFATIGAILIGTSGAALSAMYSFGRLFAEQSGRDPVSFNSLLRMQTSLAWMIGPAVSLIIYGKIDFSATFLVIALTGMFWLACCFLIIPNRFASHHPHATGGKRRMTFNPVLLMACIPVLLIGIGNVVYLSAAPLYFTTELKLPSATSGLGLTVKCFIEVPTIYFSGHLIRLIGERRAFCLAAAIAAIFFILIHSASSMPEVLALSVLDGAYYGIFAGVSMTYVQNAAPDRPGMATAYYVSTLFTGGLIGNFLTGMIASWQSFQATTLASLSFAILALIGLFLTRRRNRVSMAEETT from the coding sequence GTGGAACAGACCGCTGGCGGCGCGACCTTTCGTTTTCTCGACAAACGCCCGTTTTTCCTCCTTTTTTTACTTTTCATCGGCAGCCTGACCACATCAAGCTTTGTGCCGTTGACGGGCCTTTTCATCGTTGAGGGCCTGGGCGAACTGCCCTGGAAGATGAGCATCTATGCCTGTATTCAGGTGGTCACAACATTGCTGGTCAACCGTTTCTACGGTCAATGGATTGATACAGGAAAGCCGCTCAAGGTTTTACCGATCACCAGTTGTCTCGCCTTCATTACGGCGATGCTGCTCATCTCGCAAATACACAGCTTCCTGCTGTTTGCAACGATCGGGGCAATCCTGATCGGCACATCCGGGGCCGCCCTGTCGGCGATGTATTCCTTCGGCCGCCTTTTTGCAGAACAAAGCGGACGCGATCCTGTCAGCTTCAATTCGCTGCTTCGCATGCAAACGTCACTTGCCTGGATGATCGGCCCGGCAGTTTCACTGATCATCTATGGAAAAATCGATTTCAGCGCGACCTTCCTGGTTATCGCGCTGACCGGGATGTTCTGGCTGGCCTGCTGTTTTCTGATCATTCCCAACAGGTTCGCCTCCCACCATCCACATGCAACAGGCGGCAAGCGCCGTATGACCTTCAACCCGGTGCTTCTGATGGCTTGCATTCCCGTGCTTTTAATCGGTATCGGCAATGTGGTTTATCTATCCGCCGCACCGCTCTACTTCACCACTGAACTGAAGCTGCCTTCGGCCACCTCGGGCCTTGGACTGACGGTCAAATGCTTCATTGAAGTGCCGACAATCTATTTCAGCGGACATCTCATCAGACTGATCGGGGAAAGGCGCGCCTTTTGCCTGGCAGCGGCCATCGCCGCAATCTTCTTTATACTGATACACAGCGCATCCAGCATGCCGGAAGTCCTGGCCCTCTCGGTTCTGGACGGTGCCTATTACGGTATCTTCGCCGGGGTCAGCATGACCTACGTACAAAATGCCGCTCCCGACCGCCCCGGGATGGCCACAGCCTATTATGTCAGCACCTTGTTCACTGGCGGGTTGATCGGAAATTTCCTGACCGGAATGATCGCTTCCTGGCAATCCTTCCAGGCAACCACCCTCGCCTCGCTCAGCTTTGCCATCCTTGCGCTGATCGGCCTTTTTCTGACGCGCCGCCGCAACCGGGTATCCATGGCCGAAGAGACCACGTAA
- a CDS encoding ABC transporter ATP-binding protein: MTLVLENLTKSVDGEEYLTDISMTLEPGSFNVLLGRTLAGKTTLMRLMAGLDQPTSGRVLMNGIDVTGLPVQKRNVAMVYQQFINYPSLTVYNNIASPLKLARIPKDDIDRRVRETAELMHIEHLLDRLPQELSGGQQQRCAMARAMVKDCSILLLDEPLVNLDYKLREELREEIPNMLKGRETIVVYASTEPAEALLLGGKTAVLHEGRLLQFGPATSVFHNPGSVQVGNIFSDPPINFVDAEVDGNHIRLGTGQMIEKTGHLTDLPQGSCTVGVRANHLGMSQSSDNDIAMQGQVELAEITGSETFVHVHYNDVSWVIQEEGVHDPRLGDNVTFYVDPARLFVFERRGNLIAAPTVGGNARLS; this comes from the coding sequence ATGACTCTGGTCCTGGAAAACCTGACCAAGTCCGTGGACGGGGAGGAATATCTAACCGATATTTCCATGACGTTGGAACCTGGGAGTTTCAACGTACTTCTCGGGCGAACGCTCGCGGGCAAAACGACGCTGATGCGCCTGATGGCTGGCCTGGACCAGCCAACATCCGGCCGTGTGCTGATGAACGGCATCGATGTGACCGGTCTGCCGGTGCAAAAGCGCAATGTCGCCATGGTCTATCAGCAGTTCATCAACTATCCGTCGTTGACGGTCTATAACAACATTGCGTCGCCGCTTAAACTGGCGCGTATCCCCAAGGACGATATAGACCGGCGCGTCCGCGAGACTGCGGAACTGATGCATATCGAGCATCTGCTGGACCGCCTGCCGCAGGAACTTTCCGGTGGCCAGCAGCAGCGTTGTGCAATGGCGCGTGCCATGGTCAAGGATTGCTCCATCCTGCTGCTCGATGAGCCGCTCGTGAACCTCGACTACAAATTGCGTGAGGAATTGCGCGAGGAAATCCCGAACATGCTGAAAGGCCGGGAAACCATCGTGGTCTATGCCAGTACGGAACCGGCAGAGGCATTGCTGCTGGGCGGGAAGACGGCCGTTCTGCATGAAGGCCGCCTGCTGCAATTCGGTCCGGCGACCAGTGTGTTCCATAATCCGGGGTCCGTTCAGGTCGGCAATATCTTCTCCGACCCGCCGATCAATTTCGTGGATGCCGAAGTGGATGGAAATCACATTCGGCTCGGCACCGGGCAGATGATCGAGAAGACCGGCCACCTGACCGACCTGCCGCAGGGCAGTTGCACGGTCGGCGTCCGCGCCAACCATCTCGGCATGTCCCAGAGCAGTGACAATGATATTGCAATGCAGGGGCAGGTTGAACTGGCGGAGATCACCGGCTCGGAAACCTTTGTCCATGTTCATTACAACGACGTTTCCTGGGTGATCCAGGAGGAGGGCGTTCACGACCCGCGTCTGGGCGACAATGTCACCTTTTATGTTGATCCCGCACGGCTGTTCGTTTTCGAACGCCGCGGCAATCTGATTGCCGCGCCGACAGTCGGCGGCAATGCCCGGTTGAGTTAG